TAGTGCGTTCGGCTTCTGAGAAAACAGGACCCAAATTTGTAGAGCTTCCGTTTTCTTTTATTAATACTTCTAATTGTCTTCTATTTCTAGAGAATGAATTGTTGATAGTTTCCCAGTTGCATAATGCTATTATCTGGCATCCTTCGGGTGCTACTTCATAAGCTTTCAGGATGTGCCTATCTGCGTTACTGAAAGGCGGATTCATTATTATGTAATGAACGTGACTTATCTGCTCTGGCTTGCATTGCAGAAAATCCTCGCCTATCACTTTACATTTAGAACTTAGTATTGCTCTAAGATCTTCAAGTTCTTCAAATGCCAATACTTGTTTTGCTCCTCGTTCGTTTAAGACTTCAACTATATGACCGCTACCGGCTGATGGCTCAAGGAAAACTTTATCTTGAATATCAACTCCGAAAAGCATATCCTCAATTACAGCTTCCGGAGTTGGGAAAAATTCTGAATTGAAAATTGTTTTCATACTAATTGAGTTTTGACAGCCTTAATTGATTTGGCTATAATATTGTTGTATCTGGCTCCGCTTTTAGACACGCTACCTTTATTAACTGCAGCTACAAGGACATTATCTCCTTCTTTGAATTCAGAGAGCACAGCAAGCATTCTGGCTCCGTTAAACTCTATGAATGAAATCTGGTTTCCTTCTTCCTCTAATTGAATTTTTCTTTTTTGGTGACCGGTTCCGTCCGGATCTAATTTTGATATCTCTACGATGGTGCCTGTATAAATTTTCATAGTTATCTATTATTGCGCACTCTCGATTTCTCCCCTACATTTGTCCTGTAGTTATTTGAAATCATTGATGCTTTTCTTGTTAGGATTATTCGGGTTAAGTGAATGCTTTGACGATTTGTGAACGTGTTGGTGGCAGGTTTCACAAAGACAACAGAGCCATTCTAAAAATTCAAGTTCTTTACCAAATATCTTTGTGCCGTTGATCTGATAGAGTATGTGGTGTATTTCTAATCGGATCTTAGCGGCACAAATGATACATTGGAATTTATCGCGGATCTTGACCTTCCTTTTCACTAAGTCCCAGTAAGGATTGTTCTTTAGGGATTTTCGGTAATTGGAAGGCCGGCCGCGTTTATGGTTGAGTCTCCCCACTATTCGTTTGCAGCTTTTTTAAGGCGGTCAAAATAGATTGCGTTCTTATCACAGCTGGTAAGAAGGTCTTCAATCTCGAACTGTGGTATCTCTCTTACTTTTGCCAGTTTCAATTCAGCATCAATAAGAGTATAGTAATAGCGTTTACCATCATAGGGCACTTCCCAGGTTACTGATGGATCAAGATCTATTTCAGTAATACGCTCATTTGCTTCTGCGGCCAATTGCTGAATTTTATTCAAACTCGCATTAACCATTTCTTTAGCTTCTTTTTCAACTTGCTTTGCGCGTTCCAGGTCTTCAAGCTTTTTCATGTGATCTGACTTGTATCGTGGTAGCACGTCCTCAAGTTCTTCGGAGTATTCATCTCTAATTTGCTCCAGTTCAAAATCGTCCATATAACGAGTTGTTGTCAATTTAGAGCCCATTGCTAATAGGTTTGTACTCATAAATACTCTTGCATCCTCCTCTGTTTCAAATTGACCTAATACTGCAGGAACTCGTGTTGATTCCGCTGTAAAAACAATCTCGTTTGGTCTGTAATCTTCTACTACTTTTTTCATGTTACTTAGTTTGTGATAATTCGTGTTTTAGTGATGGGTTGATAAACTCTTCAAACTGGCTTAACCCTTTTTTGAGCCAGTGTTGATATTTGGTCTTTTTACGCTTTCTAGCGTTGTACTCTTGCTTACTGATGCTAGGTTGAAACTTGAAATAAGTCTGGAAACTGTGGTGTGATTTCTTAGTTCCCTGCTCTTCAATCAATCCTAGATCAAGTAAATCACTTACTCTAGCAGAAGCGGTTTGATGCTTCATATTGAGTTTGCGCTCTAATTCAGTAAGTGTTGTATATGGCTTATTTTTAATGTGGTGGAGTACTCTAGCCATATCCGTCTGTAGTTTCCCGGAGGAAATTTGATCTAGTAATGCTTTTACACGTGGTGTCATGTTTTCATTTTTATACCTGTTCGATTTTCCAACCAACAATTGAGTTAAATACATTGTATTCTCCTGCATCATTAGTGTGCTCTCGCCCTCTTAGGTTGTAGTTTACTTTGATGTTTTGACCTGCTTCGAGGTTATCAAGTAATTCAACATTGCCTTGTACAAATTCTACTTTAATGAATTGAGGATATTCTTCTACTGTTTGAAGAATTAACTCTCTTTTTCGGAATCCATTTGCTCCGAAAGTTTCTACAGGTCCAATTTGTTTTACCTGTCCTACAATTGTGTTTTCCATTGTTTAGTTATTATTTGATTGATAAATATTACCGGCTATTTTGAACCGGAAGTCTCTAAGTTCCTTGTAGAGAAATTCTCCAGAACCTTTATTTTGCTTAAATGAGTGGTCAAGCATCCACGCTCCTTTTTTATCGCACCAGTACACTTGCTGTTTAGTTTCTTCAAGCTTCACTCCTTCTTCGAGTTCTACATCTAAATCAATTAGCTGATCACCCTCGTAGATTGCGTTTCCTTCGGTGTCGGGGAAAGGTGTTTTTTCAAGCAAAACAGAATTTTCAATAGGGAAAATGTTTTCCAAATGCTCTGGACTATTTA
The sequence above is a segment of the Leeuwenhoekiella sp. MAR_2009_132 genome. Coding sequences within it:
- a CDS encoding YopX family protein; the protein is MSTPTEYKVYHPAKGILPVYGFNEKYVFTNDLNSPEHLENIFPIENSVLLEKTPFPDTEGNAIYEGDQLIDLDVELEEGVKLEETKQQVYWCDKKGAWMLDHSFKQNKGSGEFLYKELRDFRFKIAGNIYQSNNN
- a CDS encoding MarR family transcriptional regulator, which codes for MTPRVKALLDQISSGKLQTDMARVLHHIKNKPYTTLTELERKLNMKHQTASARVSDLLDLGLIEEQGTKKSHHSFQTYFKFQPSISKQEYNARKRKKTKYQHWLKKGLSQFEEFINPSLKHELSQTK
- a CDS encoding DUF3127 domain-containing protein, coding for MENTIVGQVKQIGPVETFGANGFRKRELILQTVEEYPQFIKVEFVQGNVELLDNLEAGQNIKVNYNLRGREHTNDAGEYNVFNSIVGWKIEQV